GATCTCCTCGTTCTCGGGGCGGAGCTTGGGACTGTAGCGATAGCACGTCTCGCTCAGCCCGAAGGTCCGGCATGCCAAAGCAATGCTGATGCCCCGTCGCGCCACCGCTGTCTCGGCCATCTCCCGGCGCTGGGATGGCCGGCTCATTTTTTTCCCAGGGCCTCACGCAGCAGCTCGTTTTGCAGGCTGAGCTCGGCGAACATCTTCTTCAGCCGCCGGTTCTCATCCTCAAGGCCCTTCATCTCCGAGATCATGGACGCGTCCATGCCTCCGTACTTGGCCCGCCATTTGTAAAAGGTCGCGCTGCTCATCTGGTGCTCGCGGCACAGGTTCAGCACCGGAATGCCGTCCTCCGCCTGGCGCAGGATCGCCATGATCTGGGCATCCGTAAATCGGCTCTTCTTCATTCGAATCTCCTCGTTCCGTGAACCGAGAAAATTCTACGTTCCGATCCCTCTATTTCCAGGGGGGATTACCCGGCTACAGATGCGGACCGGGTCTCTTCCTAGGCTCCAGGCATCGTTTCGAGCAACGGAGACCCCAGATGGAAAAGATGAATATCTTCATGGACACCCATGACCGCGCCGACGGAACCTTTCCCGCGGGCCTGACGGCGGAGCAATTCGCTGGCTTCTTTGCCGGGTATCAGGAGGCCTGCCTGGCCGAAGGCGTGGTCTTGCTGAAGGTGGATGTGGGGCTGGACGCCGGTCGAGCCTTCTGCCTCACCATGGCCCGCGATGCCGAGGCGGTGCGCCGCGCCCATGACCGGGTCGGCCTGCCCTATGCCAGTATCACCGAGGTTCAGGTGGCCACGCCCGGCAGCGTGTTCTTCAGGGCCGGGGCCGCCTGAGGATCAGGGGGCGGAATCCGCATTGGCCTTGGCCGCGGCCCGCATGAACTCGGCCAGCATGCGGGTTCCGTCCTCGCCCAGGCGGGTGGTCAGGACTTCGGCGACCTTGTCCTGGGTGGCCGCCTTGAAGGCCTGCCTTGCCTCGACGGTGAGGGGCTGAACGGTAAGACGCCGCGAAAGACCGTCGCTGCCCCGTTCCGAATGATCCAACTGCCCGGTCAGATCGCGCCCGGCAGCCACCGCGCGTCGCGCCGCGTCGCGCACGGCTTGCTGTTCGGCGGGCGACAGCTTCTCGAAGGCGGCGCGGTTGTAGATCCACACATAGGGGGAATACAGGTGACTGGTCAGGGTGGCATAGCTCTGAACATGGTGATAGCGCCGACCCAACACCACGGAGGGCGGATTCATCTGTCCATCGATGACGCCCATTTCCAGGGCCTGGAACTCCTCGCGCGAGGAGACCTTGACCGGTTGGGCGCCCAATGCCCTGATCATGGCATCCAAGGCCTCGTAGCCGGGGATGGTGCGAATCTTCAAGCCGACCATGTCGGCGGGCTCGCGGATGGGACGGCGGGAATTGGTCAGCACATGCATGCCCCCGGCATCGGCGAAGCCCAGCACCACCAGACCGGTCCGCGCTTCGATATCGGCGGCCAGCATCCGGCCGAACTCGCCGTCATACAGGGCGTAGGCCGCCTGGGGCCTGTCCAGGGCAAAGGGCATTCCCGTCACCGCCGCCAGCGGATAAAGCGGCGCCAGCCCGCCCACCGTCACCAGGGCCGAGTGAAGCACGCCCTTGGCCACCAGTCCGGCCATGTCGCGGTTTCCGCCCAACTGGCCGTCGGGAAAGATGGCGGCCTTCAGGGTCCCGCCGCTCAACTCGTCCAGACTGCGGCGGAACTGGGAGGCCGCCGCCGCCGCCGGGTCGACGGACGAATCCTGGGGCTGGCCATGGGCCAGATGGATGCTTGTCTGAGCCAATCCCGGCGGGGCGGCGAAAAGTGCCAGGAGGAGGAGGGCGGCAAGGATGCGGTGGAACATGGCCTATTTCTCGGCGAACTGAAGGGCGAATTCGGCGTGGTCGGGATCGGCGGCATTGGCCTTGGCGCGAGCCTGCAGCAAGTGCCCGGCCTTGTCCCCGGAATAGCGGGCGACATAGTCGCCGAAACGCGCCGCCGCCCCCGCCCAGTCGCCGTCCACATAGGCGGAGAAGGCGTCCCGCCAGTTCTCCACCCGTGCCACGTCCTCGGGATTTGCCGCGTGGGGCTCGCCCTCAAGGGCGCCGACCAGTTCGAACAGCAAGATGGGAATGCTGGTGCCCGACGCGACAACCGGCCCAAGGGGACGCAGGACGAAGCGGTCGCGGATGACGTCCTCGACCTCGCCGGTGACCAGCATCTCGGTGCCGAAATGCTTGTTCAGCGATTCCACGCGCGAGGCCAAATTCACCGCCGCGCCCAGGGCGGTGTACTGCATGCGGTCGCGGCAGCCCACATTGCCAGCCACCGCCATTCCCGTATGCAGCCCGTAGCGGGTGGGCATGGGCGGATAATTGTTGGCGATCAGCTCTTCGTTAAGCCCCGCCGTGGCGGCGCGGCAGGCCAGCATGGCGCGGCAGGCATGGACCACGTGGTCGGGGTCGTGCTGAGGCGCGTTCCACAGCGCCATGACCGCGTCGCCGATGAACTTGTCCACGGTGCCGTTATGGGCGGCGATGGCGCCCGACATGCCTTCCAGATAGACCGACAGGTGGTGGAGCACATCCTCGGGCGCCATGGATTCGCTGGTGCGGGTAAAGCCTGCGATGTCGGTGAACAAGATGGTCAGTTCCCGCCGTTCGCCGCCGATTTCCGTGCCGATGCCCGATTCGATGATGCCCCGTAGGATGCTCTTGGGCACATAGGCCCCGAAGCTGCGCAGGGCGGTCTTCATGGTGGCCAATCCCGCCGATAGGCTCTGGACCTCCACCACCGGGCTTCGCACGCTGATGTCGTGGTCCAGTTCCAGATTGCGGATGCGGTCGGTCTCTTCGGTCAGAGCCCGGATGGGCTGGGTCAGCAGGCGTGACGCCCAGACCACGGCAACGCTGGACAGCAGCAGGAAGATGGCGCCGATCACCAGAATCATGCCGCTGGCGCGGCGCAGGGGACCGACGAAATCGGCCTCGGCGGCAATGACGCCGATGGTCCAGTCCTTGCCGAAGCTTTCGGGAAAGCGCGAGAAGGCCGCGAAATATTCATTGCCGTCGGGCCCCAAGGCGGCGCGGAAGCGGTCTCCGGCACCGGCGGCGCGCATCTTGACCGCGCCCGACAGGACCGGGTCGGAAAAATCCTCGGCCTTGGCGATCTCCACATGGCTGCCGTCCTGGATCAGGACGCGCTGGGGATCGGGATGGCCCAGCAGGCGCTGTTCCTCGTCCAGGATGAAGACCTGACCATTCTCGCCGATCTTATGGTCGGCCAGAACCTTGGACAGGGTTTCGATGGACAGATCGGCGCCGAACACCGCGATGACCTGACCGTCATCGGTGGCCAATTGGCGCGACAGGGTCAGTCCCGGGCGTCCGATACTGCTGAAGACGTGAAGGCTGGAGGTGGCGATTTCACTGGTCTTGAGGGCGGCCAGATACCAGGGCCGGTCGCGGGGGTCGTAGGTGGCCTTGTCGGCGCGTTCTAGCCCCACCACCTCGCCCCAATGGGTGATGTAGATCCAACTGTCCACCCGCTCGCCATCCACCGTGTCGATGACGCGCAGGGCGTATTTGGCGCCTTGCGGGGGATTGCGGCCCTTGAGCGTGGTGCCGGAGCCGGGAGGCGGCACGCGGATCACCTCGTAAAAGGCGCCGTCGCGGGCAAAGCCGAAGAACAGGGCGTAGATGTCGGGGAATTTGTCCAAGATCTCGACCAGCGGGCGCAGTCCCTCCACCCGGCGGACGGAATCGCCCTCGGCCTTGGCGAAGGCCACCGACAGATCGGCCACCCTTCCCATGGGCCCCAGCAGCGAAGCCACTCCGGAGACCACGTCTGCCGTGGCGCTGTCCATGGCGTGTTCCGCCAACTGGATGGCCAGCCGGGAGTTCTGGTTATAGAGGATGGTCGTCATCAGCGCCGTCAGCGGCAGCATGACGCTGAGGAACATGACGGTAATGCCGACCCGCAGACGAATGCGGAATCCTTCCGGTTGCAACGCAGTCTCCCCCGATCCTGTTGCCGCGAAGCTAAAGTTATAGTGCCTTTTGCTGCGGTGCATACAGGTGGTTTGTAATCGATTT
The nucleotide sequence above comes from Paramagnetospirillum magnetotacticum MS-1. Encoded proteins:
- a CDS encoding cache domain-containing protein — protein: MQPEGFRIRLRVGITVMFLSVMLPLTALMTTILYNQNSRLAIQLAEHAMDSATADVVSGVASLLGPMGRVADLSVAFAKAEGDSVRRVEGLRPLVEILDKFPDIYALFFGFARDGAFYEVIRVPPPGSGTTLKGRNPPQGAKYALRVIDTVDGERVDSWIYITHWGEVVGLERADKATYDPRDRPWYLAALKTSEIATSSLHVFSSIGRPGLTLSRQLATDDGQVIAVFGADLSIETLSKVLADHKIGENGQVFILDEEQRLLGHPDPQRVLIQDGSHVEIAKAEDFSDPVLSGAVKMRAAGAGDRFRAALGPDGNEYFAAFSRFPESFGKDWTIGVIAAEADFVGPLRRASGMILVIGAIFLLLSSVAVVWASRLLTQPIRALTEETDRIRNLELDHDISVRSPVVEVQSLSAGLATMKTALRSFGAYVPKSILRGIIESGIGTEIGGERRELTILFTDIAGFTRTSESMAPEDVLHHLSVYLEGMSGAIAAHNGTVDKFIGDAVMALWNAPQHDPDHVVHACRAMLACRAATAGLNEELIANNYPPMPTRYGLHTGMAVAGNVGCRDRMQYTALGAAVNLASRVESLNKHFGTEMLVTGEVEDVIRDRFVLRPLGPVVASGTSIPILLFELVGALEGEPHAANPEDVARVENWRDAFSAYVDGDWAGAAARFGDYVARYSGDKAGHLLQARAKANAADPDHAEFALQFAEK
- a CDS encoding DUF4242 domain-containing protein; protein product: MEKMNIFMDTHDRADGTFPAGLTAEQFAGFFAGYQEACLAEGVVLLKVDVGLDAGRAFCLTMARDAEAVRRAHDRVGLPYASITEVQVATPGSVFFRAGAA
- the dctP gene encoding TRAP transporter substrate-binding protein DctP; amino-acid sequence: MFHRILAALLLLALFAAPPGLAQTSIHLAHGQPQDSSVDPAAAAASQFRRSLDELSGGTLKAAIFPDGQLGGNRDMAGLVAKGVLHSALVTVGGLAPLYPLAAVTGMPFALDRPQAAYALYDGEFGRMLAADIEARTGLVVLGFADAGGMHVLTNSRRPIREPADMVGLKIRTIPGYEALDAMIRALGAQPVKVSSREEFQALEMGVIDGQMNPPSVVLGRRYHHVQSYATLTSHLYSPYVWIYNRAAFEKLSPAEQQAVRDAARRAVAAGRDLTGQLDHSERGSDGLSRRLTVQPLTVEARQAFKAATQDKVAEVLTTRLGEDGTRMLAEFMRAAAKANADSAP